From the genome of Phycicoccus duodecadis:
GGCCGTAGAGCCGCAGCACCACGACCTCGGAGGCCCCCGCGTCACCGCCGACCCGGATCTGGCCGTCGAGGCGGGCGGCACCGCGGCGGTTGCCGGTGACCACGACGATGATCCGGCAGGGGTGCTGCCGGCTCGCGTCGTTGGCGGTGTCGATGGCGGCCTCGGCCTCCTCGTCGTCGACCACGACGACGAGCGTGAGGACGCGGGAGAGCGCCATCGCCCCGGTGTCGGAGCGCAGCTTGACCAGCCGCTTGCTGACCGCGGCGGTCGAGGTGTTGGGCAGGTCGACGATCACCGGGGTCCCCGATCAGTATCGGAGCCGGGTCCCACGCTCCGCGTGGGCGGGACGAGCGCGGGTCCCACGCTCCGCGTGGGCGAACTTGTCGGGGTGGTGATCACGGGAGCCTCCACTCGCGGCCGTCGCGGCGCATGAGCTCGTCGGCGGCGGCCGGGCCCCAGCCGCCGGCCTCGTACTGGTCGGGCTTGCGGCCCTTGGTGGCCCAGAAGTGCTCGATGGGGTCGAGGATCCGCCAGGAGAGCTCGACCTCCTCGTGCCGCGGGAACAGCGGCGGCTCGCCCAGCAGCACGTCGAGGATGAGGCGCTCGTAGGCCTCGGGGGAGGACTCGGTGAAGGAGCGGCCGTAGCCGAAGTCCATGGTCACGTCGCGCACCTCCATCTGGGCGCCGGGGACCTTGGCCCCGAACCGCAGCGTGACGCCCTCGTCGGGCTGCACGCGGATGACGACGGCGTTCTGGCCGAGCTCCTCGGTGGCGGTGTCCGTGAACGGCAGGTGCGGTGCCTTCTTGAACACGACCGCGATCTCGGTGACCCGCTTGCCCAGCCGCTTGCCGGTGCGCAGGTAGAACGGCACCCCGGCCCAGCGCCGGGTGTCGACGTCGAGGCGCACGGCGGCGTAGGTCTCGGTGTTCGAGCCGCGCGCGACGCCGTCCTCCTCGAGGTAGCCGACCACCTCCTCGCCGCCCTGCCAGCCCTTGGCGTACTGGCCGCGGGCGGTGCCGGTGGCCAGGTCGGCGGGGATGCGGACGGCCGAGAGGACCTTCTCCTTCTCGAGCCGGAGGCCGTGCGCGTCGAAGGAGACCGGCTCCTCCATCGCGGTCAGCGCGAGCAGCTGGAGCAGGTGGTTCTGGATGACGTCGCGGGCGGCGCCGATGCCGTCGTAGTAGCCGGCGCGGCCGCCGATGCCGATGTCCTCGGCCATCGTGATCTGCACGTGGTCGACGTAGTTGGCGTTCCACACCGGCTCGAACATCTGGTTGGCGAAGCGCAGCGCCAGCAGGTTCTGCACCGTCTCCTTGCCCAGGTAGTGGTCGATGCGGAAGACCGAGTCGGCCGGGAAGACGCCCTCGACGATGTCGTTCAGCTCGCGGGCCGAGGTCAGGTCGTGCCCGAACGGCTTCTCGATGACGACCCGGCGCCACGACCCCGGACGGGACGTTGACAGCCCCGAACGCTCCAGCTGCTGGCACACCGTGGCGAACAGCCCCGGGGGGATGGAGAGGTAGAACGCGTGGTTGCCGCCGGTGCCGCGCTGCTCGTCGAGCTGGGCCACGGTCTCGGACAGCAGGTCGAAGGCGGCGTCGTCGTCGAAGGTGCCCGGTACGAACCGGATGCCCTCGGCGAGGGTGCGCCAGACCTCCTCGCGGAACGGGGTGCGGGCGCGCTCCTTGACCGCCTCGTAGACGATCTTGCCGAAGTCCTGGTCGGCCCAGTCGCGGCGGGCGAAACCCACGAGCGAGAACCCGGGCGGCAGCAGACCGCGGTTGGCGAGGTCGTAGATGGCAGGCATCAGCTTCTTGCGGGCGAGGTCACCGGTGACGCCGAACAGGACCATCGAGCACGGCCCCGCGATCCGGGGCAGCCGCTTGTCACGGGGGTCGCGCAGCGGGTTGACGCCGGCGGCGACGCGGGCGGGGCTCATGCGCCGCCCTGGCCGAGGAGCGAGCGGACCTGCGCCAGGCCCTCGTCGTGCGAGGTCAGGTGCAGGCGCAGCACGGGCCGGCCGTGCTCGGCCAGGACCTGCGCGTCACCCGCGGCCTGGGAGGCGATGAACTGCCCCAGCGTGAAGTCGCGCCCCGGGACCTGGAGGTCCTCGGTCGGGGTGGCCGTGACCTGCACGTAGACCCCGGTGCCCGGACCGCCCTTGTGGTACTGCCCGGTCGAGTGCAGGAACCGCGGGCCCCAGCCGAAGGTGACCGGGCGGCCGGTGCGGTCGTACAGGTCGCGGGCGACGTTCTCGAGGTCGGCGTCGGCCTCGCGGTCGAGGTACGCCATCACGGCGACGTAGCCGTGCTCGGGGTCGAGCCGGGCCAGGAGGTCGTCGAGGGCGGTGGCCAGGGTGGCGGTGCCGGTGAGCCAGTCGCCCCCGAGCGCGCGGACCTCGACGGCCCCGTCGGTGAACGCCGGCTCGTCGCCGGCGCCGATGCCCTGCTCGAGCAGCTCGCGGGCCGCGGCCTTGGCGCTCTCGACGTCGGGCTGGTCGAACGGGTTGATGCCGAGCAGGCGCCCCGC
Proteins encoded in this window:
- the zwf gene encoding glucose-6-phosphate dehydrogenase; this encodes MSPARVAAGVNPLRDPRDKRLPRIAGPCSMVLFGVTGDLARKKLMPAIYDLANRGLLPPGFSLVGFARRDWADQDFGKIVYEAVKERARTPFREEVWRTLAEGIRFVPGTFDDDAAFDLLSETVAQLDEQRGTGGNHAFYLSIPPGLFATVCQQLERSGLSTSRPGSWRRVVIEKPFGHDLTSARELNDIVEGVFPADSVFRIDHYLGKETVQNLLALRFANQMFEPVWNANYVDHVQITMAEDIGIGGRAGYYDGIGAARDVIQNHLLQLLALTAMEEPVSFDAHGLRLEKEKVLSAVRIPADLATGTARGQYAKGWQGGEEVVGYLEEDGVARGSNTETYAAVRLDVDTRRWAGVPFYLRTGKRLGKRVTEIAVVFKKAPHLPFTDTATEELGQNAVVIRVQPDEGVTLRFGAKVPGAQMEVRDVTMDFGYGRSFTESSPEAYERLILDVLLGEPPLFPRHEEVELSWRILDPIEHFWATKGRKPDQYEAGGWGPAAADELMRRDGREWRLP